A genomic stretch from Photobacterium atrarenae includes:
- a CDS encoding cytochrome c1 — protein MRKLIVLLFALLPSLAMAAGAKVPLDAANNDLSDKASLQRGAKTFMNYCFGCHATQYQRYERVANDLDIPAELMREHMIFNPDAKIGELMTNAIPTEYAATSFGAPAPDLTLVARVRGTDWLYTYLRSFYADPSRPFGVNNVVFPSVGMPHVLEELQGVPSKVYETRLIDGVEVKEFVGIESDGSGELNTEEYDAVVRDLVNFLEYSAEPMKLERQRLGLWVMGFIVVFFVLTLLLKKEYWRDVH, from the coding sequence ATGAGGAAGTTGATTGTATTGCTATTTGCCCTGTTGCCGTCTCTGGCAATGGCGGCTGGTGCAAAGGTGCCGTTGGATGCTGCCAACAATGATCTATCGGACAAGGCCTCACTGCAGCGTGGTGCCAAGACGTTCATGAACTACTGTTTTGGCTGTCACGCCACGCAGTATCAGCGTTATGAGCGGGTCGCGAATGATCTGGACATTCCTGCAGAGCTGATGAGAGAGCACATGATCTTTAATCCGGACGCGAAAATTGGTGAGCTGATGACCAATGCGATCCCGACCGAGTATGCGGCGACTTCATTTGGTGCTCCGGCGCCGGATCTGACGCTGGTTGCCCGGGTTCGCGGAACGGATTGGCTCTACACCTACCTGCGCTCATTCTATGCTGATCCAAGCCGCCCGTTTGGGGTGAACAATGTGGTCTTCCCGAGTGTGGGGATGCCGCATGTGCTTGAAGAGCTACAGGGTGTGCCGTCGAAGGTGTATGAAACCCGTCTGATTGACGGTGTAGAAGTGAAGGAGTTCGTCGGGATTGAGTCTGACGGCTCCGGTGAGCTGAACACCGAAGAGTATGACGCGGTGGTTCGTGACCTGGTCAACTTCCTGGAATACTCAGCCGAGCCAATGAAGCTGGAACGTCAGCGCCTTGGCCTGTGGGTGATGGGCTTTATCGTCGTATTCTTTGTACTAACATTACTGTTGAAGAAAGAGTATTGGCGTGATGTCCACTGA
- the sspB gene encoding ClpXP protease specificity-enhancing factor, producing the protein MDMATMTPRRPYLVRAFYDWLVDNDLTPHLVVDATLPGVQVPMEFVSDGQIVLNIAPRAVGNLELGNEAISFNARFSGRPHSVIVPLYAVMAIYARENGAGTMFEPEPAYEPELAEHAEPATEDEPLIELAEEEAPSLLAEVTETAESETPAEGDEPPRPRGRPSLRVVK; encoded by the coding sequence ATGGATATGGCAACAATGACGCCGCGCCGCCCTTATTTGGTGCGGGCCTTCTATGACTGGCTGGTCGACAATGATTTGACCCCGCACCTGGTGGTCGATGCGACCTTGCCCGGTGTGCAAGTCCCGATGGAGTTTGTCAGCGACGGTCAAATTGTGCTGAACATCGCCCCGCGCGCGGTGGGGAACCTGGAGCTGGGGAACGAAGCGATTAGTTTCAATGCCCGTTTCAGTGGCCGCCCGCATTCGGTGATTGTCCCGCTCTATGCGGTGATGGCGATTTATGCCCGTGAAAACGGTGCCGGAACCATGTTCGAGCCGGAGCCGGCGTATGAGCCTGAGCTAGCTGAGCATGCTGAGCCGGCAACCGAGGATGAGCCGCTGATCGAGCTCGCAGAGGAAGAGGCGCCGTCTCTGTTGGCTGAAGTTACGGAAACGGCTGAAAGCGAGACCCCGGCGGAGGGCGATGAGCCGCCTCGTCCGCGTGGTCGGCCGAGCCTGCGTGTCGTCAAATAA
- a CDS encoding YraN family protein, translating into MALNRFNRRRQGQAYEQLAEQYLRRQGLVAVDRNFQCRSGEIDLIMRDHHCVVFVEVKFRQSPHYGSAAEAVNWRKLQRLKRAALFWLRQQGLAAEQTEFRFDVVAIQGAEQHIEWLTNILVEG; encoded by the coding sequence ATGGCGTTGAACCGGTTCAATAGGCGCCGCCAAGGGCAGGCCTATGAGCAACTGGCGGAACAATACCTGCGCCGCCAGGGGCTCGTCGCCGTCGACCGAAATTTCCAATGCCGCAGCGGTGAAATCGATCTCATCATGCGCGATCACCACTGTGTGGTATTTGTTGAAGTCAAATTTCGTCAATCCCCCCATTACGGTTCAGCCGCAGAAGCGGTAAACTGGCGCAAACTGCAACGTCTGAAGCGTGCCGCCCTGTTCTGGCTCCGGCAACAGGGGCTGGCGGCCGAGCAGACCGAATTCCGATTTGATGTCGTGGCGATCCAAGGCGCCGAGCAGCACATTGAATGGCTTACCAATATCCTGGTGGAAGGTTAA
- a CDS encoding BON domain-containing protein produces MRTLPTLLLAALFLLQGCAALTPSDPRSAKRQWFDQQIEMEVGGLVNKPPYRQQARINAVAFDGKVLLVGQAVDDATKAQLAEQIRQLSNVSTVFNQIQVRPLPKLGEVSKDSWLTTKVKSQLIGSKKLQDVTIQVITEGQEVYLLGYVTREQANIATEIARNVSGVKKVVKVFEYLASTPGNPS; encoded by the coding sequence ATGCGCACACTCCCGACGCTGCTGCTGGCCGCGTTATTCCTCCTCCAAGGGTGCGCCGCGCTGACCCCGAGCGATCCCCGCTCGGCCAAGCGGCAGTGGTTTGATCAACAAATTGAGATGGAAGTCGGCGGCCTGGTGAACAAACCGCCCTACCGTCAGCAGGCCCGGATCAATGCGGTGGCCTTTGACGGCAAAGTGCTGCTCGTCGGCCAGGCCGTCGATGACGCCACCAAGGCGCAGCTGGCCGAGCAGATCCGCCAGCTCAGCAATGTCAGCACTGTGTTCAACCAGATCCAAGTCCGCCCGCTGCCTAAACTGGGCGAAGTCAGCAAAGACAGCTGGCTGACCACCAAGGTGAAATCACAGCTGATCGGCAGCAAGAAACTGCAGGATGTGACGATTCAGGTGATCACCGAAGGCCAGGAAGTGTACCTGCTGGGCTATGTCACCCGTGAGCAAGCCAATATCGCGACAGAAATCGCCCGTAATGTCAGCGGGGTGAAGAAAGTAGTCAAGGTGTTTGAATATCTCGCAAGCACACCTGGCAACCCATCGTGA
- a CDS encoding phosphoheptose isomerase: MLESIKESFTENIQTQIAAAEALPDAISQAAQLMVQSLLNGHKILCCGNGGSAANAQHFASCLINRFETERPSLPALALTADTTTLTAVANDYHHDEVFSKQVRALGQAGDILFVLSTSGNSKNIIKAMEAALTRDMTIVALTGKDGGEMAGLLGVQDVEIRIPSQRTARIQEGHLLTVHCLCDLIDKVLFPQHEG; encoded by the coding sequence ATGCTAGAGAGCATTAAAGAAAGTTTTACCGAAAATATTCAGACCCAGATTGCAGCGGCAGAAGCGCTGCCGGATGCCATTTCCCAGGCCGCCCAGCTGATGGTGCAAAGCCTGCTGAACGGCCATAAGATCCTGTGTTGCGGCAATGGCGGCTCGGCCGCCAACGCCCAGCATTTTGCCTCTTGCCTGATTAACCGTTTTGAAACCGAACGTCCGAGCCTGCCGGCGCTGGCACTGACGGCGGATACCACCACCCTCACCGCCGTGGCCAACGACTACCACCACGACGAAGTATTCTCCAAGCAGGTCCGGGCACTGGGCCAGGCCGGCGACATCCTGTTTGTGCTGTCAACCAGCGGCAACAGCAAGAACATCATTAAGGCGATGGAAGCGGCCCTGACCCGCGATATGACCATTGTCGCCCTGACCGGGAAGGACGGTGGCGAGATGGCAGGCCTGCTTGGCGTCCAGGACGTTGAAATCCGGATCCCGTCACAACGCACAGCCCGGATCCAGGAAGGGCACTTGCTTACCGTCCATTGTTTGTGTGATCTTATCGATAAGGTCTTGTTCCCACAACACGAGGGATAA
- the sspA gene encoding stringent starvation protein SspA has product MAVAANKRSVMTLYSDASDIYSHQVRIVLAEKGVSVEIELVEPDNLPEDLLDLNPYNSVPTLVDRELALYQANIIMEYLDERFPHPPLMPVYPVARGNSRLMMYRVERNWYTLAEKVTNGTADEAEKARKQLREELLALAPVFAEFPYFMSEEFSLVDCYLAPLLWRLPQMGIELAGPGAKEVKAYMTRVFERDSFLASLTEAEREMRLAGQ; this is encoded by the coding sequence ATGGCTGTAGCTGCCAATAAACGCTCTGTGATGACTCTGTATTCTGATGCTTCGGATATCTACAGCCATCAGGTGCGTATCGTTCTAGCGGAAAAGGGTGTCAGTGTTGAAATCGAGCTGGTTGAGCCGGACAACTTACCTGAGGATCTTCTGGATCTGAACCCGTACAACTCTGTTCCGACCCTGGTTGATCGCGAGCTTGCGCTGTATCAGGCGAATATCATCATGGAATATCTGGATGAGCGTTTCCCTCACCCGCCGCTGATGCCTGTGTATCCGGTGGCTCGTGGTAACAGCCGCCTGATGATGTATCGTGTCGAGCGTAACTGGTATACCCTGGCTGAGAAGGTCACCAATGGCACTGCGGATGAAGCCGAGAAGGCGCGCAAGCAATTGCGAGAAGAGTTGCTGGCACTAGCCCCGGTTTTTGCGGAATTCCCTTACTTTATGAGCGAAGAGTTCAGCCTGGTGGATTGTTACCTGGCACCGCTGTTGTGGCGTTTGCCGCAAATGGGGATCGAGCTGGCAGGACCTGGCGCCAAAGAAGTGAAAGCCTATATGACTCGCGTGTTTGAGCGTGATTCTTTCCTGGCCTCGCTGACTGAAGCAGAGCGTGAAATGCGCCTGGCTGGCCAATAA